Below is a window of Roseivirga misakiensis DNA.
ACTTCTCTGCCTGAGTTGGCTCTAGTGGCATCAATATCAATTGGGGTAAAAGGATTTCCACCAGCCAAGGTGAATTTTGAATCTAGGGTCCAAGCGTTTCGGTTGTCCTTACCGAATTTCCATTCTTTGCCGAATAGGGCATTAAAAACGTATTGATTGTTGAAAGCCGTGTTGCGCTCGATGCCATCGCTACCTTTGTATTTCGAATCAAAAATGGAAGTAGTTGCGAGGAAGTAGTAGTCATTCGAAAAGAACTTCTCCAAAGTTAATTCTAGCCCGATATTCGAGCCGGTTCCTTCATTAACAAGAGATCCCTCTTCGTCAAATACAAAGTCGGCTCCTTCATTTAGCAAGGAATAGCTACTCGGCGTAGCGCTCACTGGTACGTTCGATATTGATTGATAGTAGGTTTCTGCTTTTAATCTCCAAGAAGGCGCAATGTTCCAGTCGTAGGCTAATACAAAGTGATCACTGGTGACGAATTCAAGATTACTATTAGTTAGCTCGAATTGATTGTTTCCGACGTCTTCTCTCAGAAATAATATGGGTGCTGGGATACTTTGTGCATGTCGTCCATAGGCTAAACTTAAGCGATTAGTTGCATTCACTTGCCAGCTAACGGCAGCTCTCGGTTCAAACGAAGTGTCTTCTGTAAAGCCGTGATACTGACTGTGAATACCTGCTGTTATACTCCAGTCATCGTTAAATCGGTATTCGCCTTGCGCAAATGTTTGGGTTAGGTTAAAACCGTCTTGATAATCTCTGGTCGTAATTAGAAAGTCTGGAATGCCATCGTTGTCCGTGTCTGGAATTTCAGAGCGATTATCTCGGTCAGATGTAAAAAGATTAAGGTCATATTTCTCATTGACGATTCCTGCACGTAAACTAAACCGTGCGCTGAACTTCTTATTGAAAGTAGAACTTACAGTAAACCTGTTTTCCCTGTTGAATACATTTGTGGCTCGGTAGGAATTGATTGTCTGGCCAGAGCCATTCTTGATGAGGTTGTCTTGAAGAAACTGATTGTAGTTCGTCGAGGCGCCGAATACTGTTTTTAAATAAGCTGTTTTGTCTATCCTAAGTGTGTGACTTAAACCAACGAGCCCTAATTCGTTTTCTACAAACGCATCCTGACTAGGGTTGGCAAATAAGTCTGTTTCATCTATCTCATCACCCAAGAAGTCAATGTTGCTATTGCCTCCAAAACCGAAAACTTCGATTTTACCAATCTTGGTTCTTCCTAGGTTTACCTTAAAGGACAGGTCTTGATAATAAGGAGTCGCGCTAGTTCCAGTTGCCGCAATTCCCGCTATACCATACCGATATGAAACTAAGAATGAAGATTCATTTGCTTTGCTGAGTGGTCCCTCAACCATCATTTCGGCGCCACTGAATGCACTTACTTGTCCGGTAAACTCGACTTTATCGGTATTGCCATTCCTGAAATTTACATCGAATACCGCTGCATTGGCATTTCCATATTCAGCTGGAAAAGCACCAGTAAGAAAGTCTGAAGTTCTTAAAAGGTTTGTGTTCAATGCATTGACAGGTCCACCTGTAGTGCCTAAAGTAGCGAAGTGATTCGTTGTAGCGATAGGAATACCTTCAATGCGCCAGAGCAAACCCGTAGGGGAGTTGCCACGCACTACAATATCGTTTCGTGAGTCATCAGGTGCACTCACGCCCGCAAATGTAGTGGCTAGTCGAGCAATATCATTTCGACCACCCGAAAAGCGTGTCACTTCCTCTAAGTTGAAGGTTCTGGCAGATACTTTGGCTAATTCATTGAGGGGTAAGTCTTTATCAGTATCCGCAGTAACAACAACTTCTTCAAGCGAAGTTACCGACTCCTCTAACTTGATATCTAGGACCACTTCTTTACCAACTGTGACAAGTACATTTGGCAAAGTGATCGTTTTATACCCTACGTATTTAACTAAGAATACTTGTCTTCCGATAGGTACTTTCTCAATTCTAAAGTTTCCGTCTTCATTTGTAGTCGAACCTACAATTGGATCTGAATTAACTAGAATGATTGTTGCTCCAAATAAAGGGAAGTCGCTTTTAGCGTCGTAAACTTTCCCCTTTACGACTTGTGTCTGGCCATAACCTTGTAAACATAAAGCAGTCATTAAGAAAATGAACCAAGCGCTGTGATTTTTCATGTTGATAGTTTTTGATTTTTACCCTAAACTATGCTCTGGTTCACCCATGCTATAGACTAATATTGTTCAGGCTGGAAACAATTGACTTGACACCAGTTTTTTGACATTTTAAGTGTCTTCGGGTTCTTTAAGTGTCGGATTCCGGTTTTAGATATAGAATTTCCGGCTTCAGTGACTAGAATACGTTTTTCCGTTGTTTTCTCCCTCTTTAGGATTAAACTTTATCTTTACTTTAGGTATGAAATTAAAGGAAGTACACGTACGAATTATTGGTATTCCCATCCTGGCATTCATTATGGCCTTGATCTTTGGTGCAGCTGATGATCAGACAGTCTATGAAAAATACTTCGAATCGTTCCTTTATACTGCCTTTTATTGGAATAGTGCCTGCTGGATGTTCTTTTACTTTAGGCGACGTTTTCCTTTAATGAGTAACACGCCAAAGCGTTTGTTTCTGGCGTCAGTATCCCTAATAGGCCTGTTACTGATCGGCGATTTTGTGATCAGTATGTATATAAAGGGCAATGTGACAAACCCAGCGGACTATAGTCTATTGCATTCCGTACCTTCTCTCATCGCGGGAATAGTTGTTGGACTAATTTATGAAGCGGTCTATTTCTTCGAACAGTGGAAAAATACGATTAGGATAAATGAGGCACTAAAAAATCAGCAAATCAGGACACAATTCGAGGTGCTTCAAAATCAAATGAGTCCGCATTTTCTTTTTAACAGTTTGAATACACTTTCAGCATTAATACCAGAAGATCCAGATAAGGCCCAAAAGTTTACCGATAGTCTATCTGATGTTTACCGATACATACTTCAGAATAAAGAAAAAGACCTAGTGACCCTAAAAGAAGAGCTCGATTTTGCTAAAACCTATTTGTATTTGCTTAAGATGCGCTACCCAGAAAACCTTTCTGCGAATTTTAAAGTAGACCCCAAACATGAGCGTAAATATGTCGCCCCGCTTAGCATTCAAATGCTCGTAGAAAATGCGATCAAGCACAATATAGTTTCTAAAAAGAACCCGTTGCATATAGAAGTTTATATAGATGCTGAAATGCGCTTGGTAGTTAGGAATAATCTGCAACCAAAGAAAGCCATAGAAAAATCGACTAAGACTGGTCTGGCCAATATTAAGAGCCGTTATGCATTCTTTGGGTTGGAAGAAATCGGTATCCATGAAGATGAGAATAGTTTCGTTGTTTCATTGCCATTAATTGAGGTAGAAAATAGGGCTGAAAGAAGGTTAGAATTTGCATGAGAGTCGTAATTATCGAAGATGAAGCCCCAGCTTTCCGAAGGCTGCAAAAAATATTAGAGGAGCTGATACCAGACGTTGAAATTCTAGAGGTACTGGATAGCGTAGAATCCGCTGTAGAGTGGCTAGATGAGTCGATTAATCTTGACCTTATTTTCATGGATATTCAGTTAAGTGATGGATTAAGCTTTGAGATTTTCGAAAAAACTTCGGTCAACGCACCCGTTATCTTCACCACTGCCTTTGATGAATATTTGCTTAAAGCTTTTAAGGTGAATGGTATCGACTATTTACTTAAGCCGATTAAGACTCAAGAACTTGCCCAAAGTCTCGCGAAATTGAATCAACTTAAATCCATCTTTGCTAAGGAGAATTCTTTGGACTTGAAAGACCTTTTATCTTCCATTAACATGAGGAAAAAGGACTATAAAAGCAGGTTTTTGGTGAAACAAGGCTCCAAGTTGATCTCTATTCCGGTAGATCAAATAGCTTATTTTTTTATTAAAGGTGGGGTTCAGTTTATCTACACTTTTAACAATGAAAGGTTGATTTTAGACCAAACGATGGATGAAACCGTCAAGCAGCTTGATCCCAAATTGTTTTATAGGGCTAACCGGCAATATCTGATACACATTGATTTTATCGGTTCGGTGGAGAAGTATTTCAAGGGTAAGCTATTAGTAAAGACTAAGTTTTCGACCGAGGAGCCTATCACGGTATCTGAAGAAAAAGCCTCTAGTTTTAAAGCGTGGTTAAACGATTAAAGAAAATCACTTGATCGGTTATAATATTTGATCTTCTCGTTTAGCATTTTAAAATCGAGTTTTCCTTGGACATCCTTTAGGTGATCTAGAATCGCTAAACTTTTATTGATCTGTTTATCAACACTCTTGACCTTGCTCACTAAATAGATAAGGCTTCTCTGTTTGCCTGGTGTTAGAGCATGAAAATACTTACTGCCTATTTCGTCTTGATCCAACATGACCAGAAGGCTTTCTGGAATAGGTATTCCATATTCCGAAGTGTCTTTTTCTAATTCGACTTGAACAGTGTCACCCAGTTGAAGGCCTAACTTTTTCCGATTAGTCTTATTCA
It encodes the following:
- a CDS encoding TonB-dependent receptor; translated protein: MKNHSAWFIFLMTALCLQGYGQTQVVKGKVYDAKSDFPLFGATIILVNSDPIVGSTTNEDGNFRIEKVPIGRQVFLVKYVGYKTITLPNVLVTVGKEVVLDIKLEESVTSLEEVVVTADTDKDLPLNELAKVSARTFNLEEVTRFSGGRNDIARLATTFAGVSAPDDSRNDIVVRGNSPTGLLWRIEGIPIATTNHFATLGTTGGPVNALNTNLLRTSDFLTGAFPAEYGNANAAVFDVNFRNGNTDKVEFTGQVSAFSGAEMMVEGPLSKANESSFLVSYRYGIAGIAATGTSATPYYQDLSFKVNLGRTKIGKIEVFGFGGNSNIDFLGDEIDETDLFANPSQDAFVENELGLVGLSHTLRIDKTAYLKTVFGASTNYNQFLQDNLIKNGSGQTINSYRATNVFNRENRFTVSSTFNKKFSARFSLRAGIVNEKYDLNLFTSDRDNRSEIPDTDNDGIPDFLITTRDYQDGFNLTQTFAQGEYRFNDDWSITAGIHSQYHGFTEDTSFEPRAAVSWQVNATNRLSLAYGRHAQSIPAPILFLREDVGNNQFELTNSNLEFVTSDHFVLAYDWNIAPSWRLKAETYYQSISNVPVSATPSSYSLLNEGADFVFDEEGSLVNEGTGSNIGLELTLEKFFSNDYYFLATTSIFDSKYKGSDGIERNTAFNNQYVFNALFGKEWKFGKDNRNAWTLDSKFTLAGGNPFTPIDIDATRANSGREVGFENRAFSENIGDYYRWDLKFGVRINSKKRNISHQFFIDLQNLTNRKNEFIQRYNEVTDQINTVEQIGFFPDIMYRIQF
- a CDS encoding DUF1905 domain-containing protein, with the translated sequence MLKFETTLEQFDWNIWGYHLPVSQEITEKMSSEKHRRVKCVLNGSITVFCALMPIDKGSYILVNKTNRKKLGLQLGDTVQVELEKDTSEYGIPIPESLLVMLDQDEIGSKYFHALTPGKQRSLIYLVSKVKSVDKQINKSLAILDHLKDVQGKLDFKMLNEKIKYYNRSSDFL
- a CDS encoding sensor histidine kinase, producing the protein MKLKEVHVRIIGIPILAFIMALIFGAADDQTVYEKYFESFLYTAFYWNSACWMFFYFRRRFPLMSNTPKRLFLASVSLIGLLLIGDFVISMYIKGNVTNPADYSLLHSVPSLIAGIVVGLIYEAVYFFEQWKNTIRINEALKNQQIRTQFEVLQNQMSPHFLFNSLNTLSALIPEDPDKAQKFTDSLSDVYRYILQNKEKDLVTLKEELDFAKTYLYLLKMRYPENLSANFKVDPKHERKYVAPLSIQMLVENAIKHNIVSKKNPLHIEVYIDAEMRLVVRNNLQPKKAIEKSTKTGLANIKSRYAFFGLEEIGIHEDENSFVVSLPLIEVENRAERRLEFA
- a CDS encoding LytR/AlgR family response regulator transcription factor, whose amino-acid sequence is MRVVIIEDEAPAFRRLQKILEELIPDVEILEVLDSVESAVEWLDESINLDLIFMDIQLSDGLSFEIFEKTSVNAPVIFTTAFDEYLLKAFKVNGIDYLLKPIKTQELAQSLAKLNQLKSIFAKENSLDLKDLLSSINMRKKDYKSRFLVKQGSKLISIPVDQIAYFFIKGGVQFIYTFNNERLILDQTMDETVKQLDPKLFYRANRQYLIHIDFIGSVEKYFKGKLLVKTKFSTEEPITVSEEKASSFKAWLND